The Pseudomonadales bacterium genome includes a window with the following:
- a CDS encoding NGG1p interacting factor NIF3: MYKLIVYVPKADLDAVKQACFAAGAGRIGEYQQCSFETEGLGQFLPSAAAQPAIGEVQQLTQVSEVKLEMVCTSDCIKAAALAMIAAHPYEEPAYQIMPFITVEQL; this comes from the coding sequence ATGTATAAATTGATTGTTTATGTACCTAAAGCTGATCTTGATGCGGTAAAGCAGGCCTGCTTTGCCGCAGGTGCTGGACGAATAGGCGAGTATCAGCAGTGCAGCTTTGAAACCGAAGGCTTGGGTCAGTTTTTGCCCTCGGCAGCGGCGCAGCCGGCAATCGGTGAGGTGCAGCAGCTAACGCAAGTAAGCGAGGTGAAGCTTGAGATGGTTTGTACATCTGACTGTATAAAAGCGGCTGCATTAGCCATGATAGCGGCGCATCCATACGAAGAACCAGCCTATCAGATTATGCCGTTTATTACGGTGGAGCAGCTGTAA
- the tgt gene encoding tRNA guanosine(34) transglycosylase Tgt, which translates to MTDNTQRPECFMDFTVTNSCGKARTGYLDFPRGKVRTPAFMPVGTYGTVKGMLPRDIEAIDADIILGNTFHLWLRPGMEVMKAHGDLHDFGGWQKPILTDSGGFQVFSLGKMRKIKEEGVTFQSPVNGEKVFMSPEISMQVQRDLGSDIVMIFDECTPYPATEAEAEASMQLSLRWAKRSKEAHGDSPSALFGIIQGGMYESLRDQSLAGLTEIGFDGYAIGGLSVGEPKDEMAKVLDYITHKMPADKPRYLMGVGTPQDIIDGVLAGVDMFDCVMPTRNARNGHLFTSEGVVKIRNAKHRHDTGPLDPECDCYTCQNFSRAYLHHLDKCKEMLGAQLNTIHNLRFYQKLMADIRLAIEEDRLQAFADEFKQKTAKKA; encoded by the coding sequence ATGACAGACAATACCCAACGGCCAGAGTGTTTTATGGATTTTACCGTGACTAACAGCTGCGGTAAGGCAAGAACCGGCTATTTAGATTTTCCGCGTGGCAAGGTGCGCACCCCTGCTTTTATGCCGGTGGGAACCTATGGCACGGTGAAGGGTATGCTGCCGCGCGATATTGAGGCCATTGATGCCGATATTATTTTAGGCAATACCTTTCACCTTTGGCTGCGCCCCGGTATGGAGGTGATGAAAGCACACGGTGACTTACATGATTTTGGCGGCTGGCAAAAACCTATTCTCACCGACTCAGGCGGTTTTCAGGTGTTTTCTTTAGGTAAGATGCGCAAGATAAAAGAAGAGGGCGTGACCTTTCAGTCACCGGTGAATGGTGAGAAAGTATTTATGTCGCCTGAAATTTCCATGCAGGTGCAGCGCGATTTGGGCTCGGATATTGTGATGATATTTGATGAGTGCACACCGTATCCGGCAACAGAAGCCGAAGCGGAAGCCTCGATGCAGCTTAGTCTGCGCTGGGCTAAGCGTTCGAAAGAGGCACATGGCGATAGTCCGTCGGCACTGTTTGGCATTATTCAGGGTGGTATGTATGAATCTCTGCGTGATCAGTCGTTGGCAGGTTTAACCGAGATTGGCTTTGATGGCTACGCGATTGGCGGTCTTTCGGTAGGTGAGCCGAAAGACGAAATGGCGAAAGTGTTAGATTATATTACGCATAAAATGCCTGCAGATAAGCCGCGCTATTTAATGGGCGTTGGTACCCCACAAGATATTATTGATGGTGTGTTGGCCGGGGTTGATATGTTTGACTGCGTGATGCCAACCCGTAATGCACGCAATGGGCATTTGTTTACTTCTGAGGGCGTGGTAAAAATTCGTAATGCGAAACATCGCCACGATACTGGCCCCTTAGACCCTGAGTGTGATTGTTATACCTGCCAAAACTTCAGTCGCGCCTATTTGCACCACCTAGATAAGTGTAAAGAAATGCTCGGTGCGCAGCTGAATACGATTCATAATTTACGCTTTTACCAAAAGCTGATGGCAGATATTCGACTGGCGATTGAAGAGGATCGTTTGCAGGCCTTCGCTGACGAGTTTAAACAAAAAACCGCGAAAAAGGCTTAA
- the queA gene encoding tRNA preQ1(34) S-adenosylmethionine ribosyltransferase-isomerase QueA: MQTSDFDYHLPDELIARFPETERSGSRLLHVNAAGQCSDRRFTDLLSLLKPNDVLVLNNTKVLAARLFAQKASGGSAEILIERVLDSHAVLAHVRASRSPKPGAELKLFADEARQQLSSFSATMQARGGPNDSLFALHFNQPVLEVLDAIGHMPLPPYIDRADQHSDKQRYQTVFSKSLGAVAAPTAGLHFDQALLDALIAKGVSVTELTLHVGAGTFQPVKVENIAEHKMHSEWIDVPQAACDAIAAAKARGGRVVAVGTTVVRSLETAAQSGQLLPFQGETDIFLYPGKAFHVVDMMVTNFHLPKSTLLMLVSAFAGQAEMLAAYRHAVAQQYRFFSYGDAMLLEKK, encoded by the coding sequence ATGCAAACCTCAGATTTTGACTATCATCTTCCGGATGAGCTGATTGCGCGCTTTCCAGAAACCGAGCGCAGTGGCTCACGTCTGCTGCATGTAAACGCAGCAGGGCAGTGCAGCGATCGGCGCTTTACCGATTTATTGTCCTTATTAAAGCCCAATGATGTGCTGGTGCTGAATAATACCAAGGTGCTGGCGGCTAGGCTGTTTGCTCAAAAAGCCTCTGGCGGCAGTGCCGAAATTTTAATTGAGCGGGTGCTTGATAGCCATGCGGTATTGGCGCATGTGCGCGCTAGTCGCTCGCCTAAGCCGGGTGCCGAGCTGAAGCTATTTGCCGACGAGGCGCGACAGCAGCTAAGCAGCTTCAGTGCGACTATGCAGGCGCGCGGCGGCCCCAATGATAGTTTATTTGCGCTACACTTTAATCAACCGGTGCTAGAGGTATTAGATGCGATAGGCCATATGCCGCTGCCGCCCTATATTGACCGTGCCGATCAACACAGTGATAAGCAGCGTTATCAAACCGTGTTTTCTAAAAGCTTGGGTGCGGTTGCCGCGCCGACGGCGGGGCTGCATTTTGATCAAGCTTTATTAGATGCATTAATCGCCAAGGGCGTTAGCGTGACTGAGCTGACCTTGCACGTAGGTGCGGGTACTTTTCAGCCGGTTAAAGTAGAGAATATTGCTGAGCATAAAATGCATAGTGAGTGGATTGATGTGCCGCAGGCTGCATGTGATGCGATCGCCGCTGCCAAGGCTCGCGGCGGGCGCGTGGTAGCGGTGGGTACGACCGTGGTTCGCTCACTGGAAACCGCCGCACAATCAGGCCAGCTGCTGCCGTTTCAGGGTGAGACCGATATATTTTTATACCCTGGCAAGGCCTTTCATGTGGTGGATATGATGGTAACCAATTTTCATTTGCCAAAATCTACGCTGTTGATGTTGGTGAGTGCCTTTGCTGGACAAGCTGAAATGTTAGCCGCATATCGGCATGCGGTGGCGCAGCAGTATCGATTTTTTAGCTATGGCGATGCCATGCTGTTGGAAAAGAAATAG